The bacterium DNA window CACCTGTGCGGTATAAAGGTTGCGTTTGGATTCGTATAGGCCCTCGCCGTGCCACTGCCACGCTTGAGGAAGAAAAACGGCTCAGTGAGAAACGGATATATGGAAATCTTCCGTTTGATACCAGACCTATCTCAGGAGCTACCAGAAATGAGATTTCAACTGGATTATTTCAAAATGAATATCTTCCGTATGCTGTTGCACCGGAAGTTATAGAAGATAGTCAACGAACTATTTTTGAACAGATGACCTCACTTCGGTTTCTGACAAAACCTGATGGGCAACCCACTGTCGTAGGTATCCTTGTGGCAGGAAAGGATACTCAATACTGGTTTCCAGGGGCTTATGTCCAATTTTTGAGAATAGAAGGAACAGAGATTACAGATTCTATTAAGGACCAGAAAGAGATTAGAGGTGTTTTATCTCATCAATTGCGCCTGTTAGATGACTTAATTCAATTGAATATTTCCAGTGTCATAGAAATTCCTGATTATGGTACAGAGATTCGAACTCCTGATTATCCCGTCAAGGCTATTCAGCAAATTATTCGTAATGCAGTGATGCATCGCACTTATGAAATGACTAATGCTCCAGTTAGATTCTATTGGTTCGCAGATCGAATAGAGATACAAAGTCCAGGTGGATTGTATGGACAGGTTACACCAGAAAACATCCGTGCAACTACAGATTACAGAAATCCAAGGATTGCAGAGGCAATGAAAACAATGGGCTTTGTGCAACATTTTGGAATGGGAATACAGATAGCGGATAAAGAACTGGTCAGAAATGGTAATCCTCCGTTAGAATTTATCTTTGAACCAACCTATGTTCAGGTAACCATAAGGAAACGACAATGAAACCAATAATTATTGCTCTATTTAATAATAAAGGTGGTGTTGGTCAGACTACTGTAGTATATCATT harbors:
- a CDS encoding RNA-binding domain-containing protein — its product is MDLNELNRLIKDIESDRVERKESLSEKDKICQGICAFANDLPNHQKPGYIFIGVRDDGTLNNLSITDRMLRELGGIRTEGNILPPPMMNVQKHTFEGIEVAVVEVFPSESPPVRYKGCVWIRIGPRRATATLEEEKRLSEKRIYGNLPFDTRPISGATRNEISTGLFQNEYLPYAVAPEVIEDSQRTIFEQMTSLRFLTKPDGQPTVVGILVAGKDTQYWFPGAYVQFLRIEGTEITDSIKDQKEIRGVLSHQLRLLDDLIQLNISSVIEIPDYGTEIRTPDYPVKAIQQIIRNAVMHRTYEMTNAPVRFYWFADRIEIQSPGGLYGQVTPENIRATTDYRNPRIAEAMKTMGFVQHFGMGIQIADKELVRNGNPPLEFIFEPTYVQVTIRKRQ